Proteins co-encoded in one Diaminobutyricimonas sp. LJ205 genomic window:
- a CDS encoding MDR family MFS transporter translates to MTDVQNREEPLAGGIPSAIETEKVTRRVGPVLAVLVISAFIMMLNETALSVALPPIMGEFGVEAATAQWLTTGFMLTLAVVIPTTGFLIQRFTTRALFVAALLLFIVGTIIAIVAPSFVVLLIARVVQAAGTAIILPLLMTTTLTSVAPEKRGVMMGLNSVVISMAPAVGPTLAGIIVDALDWRWMFGMMLVVGAIVFVLGIALIRTDNETIRARIDVFSIILSAIGFGGLVYALSSISLIIRGDLAPVVALVVGLIALVGFVTRQVRLQKTDSALLDLRPFAVSNFRFSVIVVITAMAMMLGTVVVMPIYLQVGLDVSIMTTGLMMLPGGLIQGILSPFAGKIYDKVGPKPVVIPGIILMAGGQFWLSTVGTDTPVMLVVAMHFVFCIGMSMVMTPLMTVALGSLPRRLYPHGSAIMNTLQQLAGAAGTAVLVAGMTIGAGIAATAGAGAALAQAEGAQTAFIVGGIIGLIGVVFSLFVGRIKAEAQH, encoded by the coding sequence ATGACTGACGTTCAGAACCGGGAAGAGCCCCTGGCCGGGGGAATCCCATCCGCCATCGAGACGGAAAAGGTGACCCGCCGGGTCGGACCCGTGCTCGCCGTCCTGGTGATCTCCGCGTTCATCATGATGCTCAACGAGACGGCGCTCAGCGTGGCCTTGCCTCCGATCATGGGCGAGTTCGGCGTCGAGGCGGCCACGGCTCAGTGGCTGACCACTGGGTTCATGCTGACCCTTGCCGTGGTCATCCCGACCACCGGCTTCCTGATCCAGCGGTTCACGACACGAGCCCTGTTCGTGGCCGCGCTCCTGCTGTTCATCGTCGGCACGATCATCGCGATCGTCGCGCCGAGCTTCGTCGTTCTGTTGATCGCCCGTGTCGTGCAGGCCGCAGGAACGGCGATCATCCTGCCGCTGCTGATGACCACGACGCTCACCTCGGTCGCGCCTGAGAAGCGCGGCGTGATGATGGGCCTGAACTCCGTCGTGATCTCGATGGCGCCGGCCGTCGGTCCCACCCTCGCCGGCATCATCGTCGACGCGCTGGACTGGCGTTGGATGTTCGGGATGATGCTGGTGGTCGGCGCGATCGTCTTCGTGCTCGGCATCGCCCTGATCCGCACCGACAACGAAACAATCAGGGCGCGCATCGACGTGTTCTCGATCATCCTGTCGGCGATCGGTTTCGGTGGCCTGGTCTACGCGCTGTCCTCGATCAGCCTGATCATCCGCGGCGACCTTGCCCCGGTTGTCGCCCTGGTCGTGGGACTCATCGCGCTGGTCGGGTTCGTCACCCGCCAGGTGCGCCTGCAGAAGACCGACTCAGCGCTGCTGGATCTGCGGCCCTTCGCCGTGTCCAACTTCCGGTTCTCGGTGATTGTCGTGATCACCGCGATGGCCATGATGCTCGGCACCGTCGTGGTGATGCCGATCTACCTGCAGGTCGGACTCGATGTCAGCATCATGACCACCGGTCTGATGATGCTGCCCGGTGGTCTGATCCAGGGCATCCTGTCTCCGTTCGCCGGCAAGATCTACGACAAGGTGGGCCCCAAGCCCGTCGTCATCCCGGGCATCATCCTGATGGCGGGCGGCCAGTTCTGGCTGAGCACGGTCGGCACCGACACCCCGGTCATGCTTGTCGTCGCGATGCACTTCGTGTTCTGCATCGGCATGTCGATGGTCATGACCCCGCTCATGACGGTCGCGCTCGGCTCGCTGCCGCGTCGCCTGTACCCCCACGGCAGCGCGATCATGAACACGCTGCAGCAGCTGGCGGGTGCCGCCGGCACGGCCGTGCTCGTTGCCGGGATGACCATCGGCGCCGGTATCGCGGCCACCGCGGGCGCCGGCGCTGCCCTGGCGCAGGCCGAAGGAGCGCAAACTGCGTTCATCGTCGGCGGAATCATTGGCCTGATCGGTGTCGTGTTCTCGCTGTTCGTTGGCCGCATCAAGGCGGAGGCGCAGCACTAG
- a CDS encoding TetR family transcriptional regulator, giving the protein MTDDATPDLLTRRRLDTHQEIHQATLELFEAQGVRETTVQQIADRAGISARTFFRYFTSKEQAALPGQRRLLAAIDALEVPDADLTAVLRAVESATEAAIGGENDPELEEHRRVARLLAREPDLQMLAASQEQELTNRLRARLTEQLEGQDPTSLLLIAEIAVAVWRTSWDRWGESVIEGEAGDPVEYYRACREELRRIVG; this is encoded by the coding sequence ATGACCGACGACGCCACCCCCGACCTGCTCACGAGGCGCCGTCTCGATACCCATCAGGAGATCCACCAGGCGACCCTCGAGCTCTTCGAGGCGCAGGGGGTGCGCGAGACAACGGTGCAGCAGATCGCCGACCGGGCGGGGATATCGGCGCGGACGTTCTTCCGCTACTTCACTTCAAAAGAGCAGGCGGCGCTGCCCGGCCAGCGCCGGCTGCTCGCCGCGATCGACGCGCTCGAAGTACCGGATGCCGACCTCACGGCTGTCCTGCGGGCGGTGGAGTCGGCGACCGAGGCCGCGATCGGCGGCGAGAATGACCCGGAACTCGAGGAGCACCGCAGGGTCGCCCGGTTGCTCGCCCGCGAGCCCGACCTCCAGATGCTCGCAGCCTCGCAGGAGCAGGAGCTGACGAACCGACTGCGCGCCCGGCTCACCGAACAGCTCGAGGGACAGGATCCGACATCCCTGCTCCTGATCGCCGAGATTGCGGTCGCCGTCTGGCGCACCAGCTGGGATCGGTGGGGCGAATCGGTCATCGAGGGGGAGGCCGGCGATCCCGTCGAGTACTACCGCGCCTGCCGGGAAGAGCTTCGACGCATCGTCGGTTGA
- the rpsI gene encoding 30S ribosomal protein S9 encodes MAKIADSIDQAPESFTTETPAEEAPKAPRAVLNVSGAAVGRRKQAIARARLVPGNGGFTVNGRAFEDYFPNKLHQQLINDPFKVLELLGSYDVVAKITGGGPSGQAGALRLAIARALNEIDRENNRPTLKKAGFLTRDARVIERKKAGLKKARKASQFSKR; translated from the coding sequence ATGGCGAAGATCGCAGACTCCATCGACCAGGCTCCGGAGAGCTTCACTACCGAGACCCCCGCTGAGGAAGCCCCCAAGGCTCCGCGCGCGGTGCTCAACGTCTCAGGTGCGGCTGTCGGCCGCCGCAAGCAGGCCATCGCCCGCGCGCGCCTCGTTCCCGGCAACGGTGGTTTCACCGTCAACGGCCGTGCTTTCGAGGACTACTTCCCGAACAAGCTGCACCAGCAGCTGATCAACGACCCGTTCAAGGTGCTCGAGCTCCTCGGCAGCTACGACGTCGTCGCGAAGATCACCGGTGGTGGCCCCTCGGGTCAGGCCGGCGCGCTTCGTCTCGCGATCGCTCGTGCGCTGAACGAGATCGACCGTGAGAACAACCGCCCGACCCTGAAGAAGGCTGGCTTCCTCACCCGTGACGCGCGCGTCATCGAGCGCAAGAAGGCCGGTCTCAAGAAGGCCCGCAAGGCTTCGCAGTTCTCGAAGCGCTAA
- a CDS encoding helix-turn-helix transcriptional regulator produces MVKPTSVTNAIRQLRFANGEMTQAELADRVGVTRQTIIAIEQGKYSPSLEMAFQIARVFRAPLDDVFQYPEGEQEQ; encoded by the coding sequence ATGGTGAAGCCAACCAGCGTCACGAACGCGATCCGCCAGCTGCGCTTCGCCAACGGCGAGATGACCCAGGCAGAACTGGCCGACCGGGTCGGGGTCACCCGACAGACCATCATCGCCATCGAGCAGGGCAAGTACTCGCCGTCGCTCGAGATGGCATTCCAGATCGCGCGGGTGTTCCGCGCACCACTTGACGATGTGTTCCAATACCCAGAAGGAGAGCAGGAGCAATGA
- the pdhA gene encoding pyruvate dehydrogenase (acetyl-transferring) E1 component subunit alpha → MPTTVSRDIRTPDNLHGSDDVVQLLTPAGERVPNPTYDPWVDDVTDEALMTFYEDLVVIRRIDTEGIALQRQGQLGLWPPLLGQEAAQVGSARALRSDDFVFSSYREHGVAWCRGVDLTDLLRMWRGSSNSGWDPYSINMATPAIIIGAQTLHATGYALGCVKDGVDSATIAYFGDGATSQGDVSEAMVFAASFQAPVVFFCQNNQWAISEPVGLQARRPIADRAPGFGIPSIRVDGNDVLAVLAATRVALDRARRGDGPSFIEAVTYRMGPHTTSDDPTRYRDTADLAEWQTRDPITRLGALLEAKGVTGFEERAKERADVAAEQLRSGCLALESPEPLSVFDNVYATPNSWLERQKSQYAAYLGQFDGEA, encoded by the coding sequence GTGCCTACAACTGTTTCACGTGATATCCGCACGCCCGACAACCTGCACGGGAGCGACGATGTCGTTCAGCTCCTGACGCCCGCAGGTGAACGGGTGCCGAATCCGACGTACGACCCATGGGTCGACGACGTCACCGATGAAGCGCTGATGACGTTCTACGAGGATCTCGTCGTCATCCGCCGCATCGACACCGAGGGGATCGCCCTGCAACGGCAGGGACAGCTGGGACTCTGGCCGCCGCTGTTGGGCCAGGAAGCCGCCCAGGTCGGTTCCGCCCGGGCGCTTCGATCGGATGACTTCGTCTTCAGCTCCTACCGCGAGCACGGGGTCGCCTGGTGCCGCGGCGTGGACCTGACCGACTTGCTGCGCATGTGGCGCGGATCGTCGAACTCCGGCTGGGACCCGTACAGCATCAACATGGCCACGCCGGCCATCATCATCGGCGCACAGACGCTGCACGCCACCGGCTACGCGCTCGGCTGCGTCAAGGACGGCGTCGACTCCGCGACGATCGCCTACTTCGGCGACGGCGCCACCAGCCAGGGTGATGTCAGCGAGGCGATGGTGTTTGCCGCGAGCTTCCAGGCGCCGGTGGTGTTCTTCTGCCAGAACAACCAGTGGGCGATCTCCGAGCCGGTCGGCCTGCAGGCACGGCGACCGATCGCCGACCGCGCGCCGGGCTTCGGCATCCCGAGCATCCGCGTGGACGGCAACGACGTGCTGGCCGTGCTGGCGGCGACCCGGGTCGCGCTCGATCGCGCCCGGCGCGGTGACGGGCCGAGCTTCATCGAGGCGGTCACCTATCGAATGGGCCCGCACACGACCTCCGACGACCCCACCCGCTACCGGGACACCGCCGATCTCGCCGAATGGCAGACCCGGGATCCGATCACCCGGCTGGGTGCGTTGCTCGAGGCCAAGGGGGTCACCGGATTCGAGGAGCGCGCGAAGGAGCGCGCCGACGTGGCAGCCGAGCAACTCCGCTCCGGATGCCTCGCGCTCGAGTCGCCGGAACCGTTGAGCGTCTTCGACAACGTCTACGCGACCCCGAACTCATGGCTCGAGCGGCAGAAGAGCCAGTACGCCGCCTACCTCGGCCAGTTCGACGGGGAGGCCTGA
- the rplM gene encoding 50S ribosomal protein L13, whose translation MTRTFSPKPADVQREWVIIDAADVVLGRLASHTAALLRGKHKPTFAPHMDMGDFVIIINADKVALTGSKLEQKKAYRHSGYPGGLTATTYSEMLEKHPVRTVEKAVRGMLPKNSIGRAQLKKLKVYAGPEHPHAAQQPKTYTLDQVAQ comes from the coding sequence GTGACGCGCACCTTTAGCCCCAAGCCCGCTGACGTCCAGCGCGAATGGGTCATCATTGACGCCGCCGACGTCGTGCTCGGCCGTCTGGCCAGCCACACCGCAGCCCTGCTGCGCGGCAAGCACAAGCCGACCTTTGCTCCGCACATGGACATGGGCGACTTCGTCATCATCATCAACGCCGACAAGGTTGCCCTGACCGGCTCCAAGCTCGAGCAGAAGAAGGCGTACCGCCACTCGGGTTACCCGGGCGGCCTCACCGCCACCACTTACTCGGAGATGCTCGAGAAGCACCCCGTGCGCACGGTCGAGAAGGCTGTCCGCGGCATGCTGCCGAAGAACTCGATCGGCCGGGCCCAGCTGAAGAAGCTCAAGGTTTACGCGGGCCCCGAGCACCCGCACGCTGCCCAGCAGCCCAAGACGTACACCCTCGACCAGGTCGCCCAGTAA
- the truA gene encoding tRNA pseudouridine(38-40) synthase TruA, with the protein MDSETPTIRLRLDVAYDGTRFSGWAKQPGFRSVQGEIETALATVFRRYGPPPHLTVAGRTDAGVHATGQVAHLDLTQEQYASLERPRQGHRETPRKAPDALRKRLNGIAGLNSDLHISRVLRAPEGFDARFSATWRRYEYRIADIRATRNPLLQNHTLWYPAELEEVSMDAAAGSLLGLHDFASYCKPREGATTIRTLQEFGWHRQGDGVLIATVVADAFCHSQVRSLVGACVAVGEGKLQVDDLVRLRDARERSSEFKVMPAKGLTLLEVGYPADDELAARAVQTRGLRVLSEPPLSVD; encoded by the coding sequence GTGGATTCCGAGACCCCGACCATACGTCTCCGACTCGACGTGGCCTACGACGGCACGCGGTTTTCCGGATGGGCGAAGCAGCCTGGCTTCCGCTCCGTCCAGGGGGAGATCGAGACCGCGCTGGCTACCGTGTTCCGCCGCTACGGACCGCCGCCACACCTGACCGTCGCCGGACGCACCGACGCCGGCGTCCACGCCACCGGGCAGGTCGCCCACCTCGACCTCACGCAGGAGCAGTACGCCAGCCTCGAACGGCCGCGACAAGGTCATCGTGAGACGCCTCGCAAAGCACCGGATGCGCTGCGGAAACGGCTGAACGGCATCGCCGGACTGAACAGCGATCTGCACATCTCCCGCGTGCTCCGCGCTCCCGAGGGATTCGACGCCCGGTTCTCGGCGACCTGGCGCCGCTACGAGTACCGGATCGCCGACATCCGCGCCACCCGCAACCCGCTGCTGCAGAACCACACCCTCTGGTATCCCGCCGAGCTCGAGGAAGTATCGATGGATGCCGCGGCGGGCAGCCTGCTCGGGCTGCATGACTTTGCCTCCTACTGCAAGCCGCGGGAGGGTGCCACCACGATCCGCACCCTGCAGGAGTTCGGCTGGCACCGGCAAGGTGACGGTGTGCTGATCGCTACCGTGGTCGCTGACGCGTTCTGCCACAGCCAGGTGCGGTCGCTGGTCGGTGCCTGTGTCGCCGTCGGTGAGGGCAAGCTCCAGGTGGACGACCTGGTCCGTCTGCGCGACGCCCGTGAGCGCAGTAGTGAGTTCAAGGTCATGCCGGCCAAGGGGCTCACCCTGCTCGAGGTCGGCTATCCCGCCGACGACGAACTGGCCGCGCGGGCCGTGCAGACCCGCGGCCTGCGCGTGCTGAGCGAACCGCCGCTGTCCGTCGACTGA
- a CDS encoding dihydrolipoamide acetyltransferase family protein encodes MTANRDFALPDLGEGLTESELVAWKVDVGDTVELNQIIAEVETAKALVELPSPFAGVVSKLYAEPGTTVTVGSPIVAFEVADAAAAAAAEGEPAAEAAAESPAESPAVVEGESDEAATPQREPVLVGYGPAVASGARPQRRARRGSSSLDEQPPQDEQRPLVEQRPPVEPAETQPPLVEPAETQTSPVEPSETPTEAPRSTPPVRKHARDLGIDLTTIIGTGEAGLITREDVDRAASGVSTGSTGGGEASSAGGATRGVGELRGADAGGGGERESRTPIAGVRKATAAAMVQSAFTAPHAAAQLTVDVTPTLELIETLSGKREFTGIRFTILTAVAKAVCIAVGRNPSVNGRWDDKAQEIVEHHYVNLGIAAATPRGLIVPNIKDAHRLTLPDMARAIGELVETARSGKASPEHLRGGTLTITNVGVLGVDSGLPILNPGEAAILAIGAVRRQPWEHRGEIALRSVMTLTLSFDHRLVDGEQGSRFLADVGAILADPAMVLTMV; translated from the coding sequence ATGACCGCCAACCGCGACTTCGCACTCCCGGATTTGGGTGAGGGTCTCACCGAGTCCGAGCTGGTTGCCTGGAAGGTGGATGTCGGCGACACGGTCGAACTGAACCAGATCATCGCCGAAGTCGAGACCGCGAAGGCCCTTGTCGAGTTGCCATCGCCGTTCGCCGGAGTGGTCAGCAAGCTGTATGCCGAGCCGGGGACCACGGTGACGGTCGGGTCCCCGATCGTCGCGTTCGAGGTGGCGGATGCTGCGGCCGCGGCGGCAGCGGAGGGGGAGCCGGCGGCGGAGGCAGCGGCGGAGTCGCCCGCTGAGTCCCCAGCTGTCGTCGAGGGGGAGTCGGACGAGGCCGCAACGCCGCAACGTGAACCGGTGCTCGTCGGCTACGGACCGGCAGTCGCCTCCGGAGCTCGTCCGCAGCGTCGGGCGAGGCGCGGTTCGTCCTCGCTGGACGAGCAGCCTCCGCAGGATGAGCAGCGCCCGCTGGTCGAGCAACGCCCGCCGGTCGAGCCTGCCGAGACCCAGCCCCCGTTGGTCGAGCCTGCCGAGACCCAAACGTCGCCGGTCGAGCCTTCCGAGACCCCCACCGAAGCACCACGCTCCACCCCGCCAGTCCGCAAGCACGCCCGCGACCTGGGCATCGACCTCACCACCATCATCGGCACCGGAGAAGCCGGACTCATCACCCGGGAAGACGTCGACCGCGCGGCCAGCGGGGTCTCGACGGGCTCGACCGGCGGTGGGGAAGCGTCCAGCGCTGGGGGAGCGACCCGCGGTGTGGGTGAGCTTCGCGGGGCCGACGCCGGCGGAGGAGGCGAGCGCGAGTCGCGCACTCCGATCGCCGGTGTGCGCAAGGCCACCGCCGCGGCGATGGTGCAGAGTGCGTTCACGGCTCCGCACGCGGCAGCCCAGCTGACCGTAGACGTGACGCCAACTCTCGAACTGATCGAGACGCTCTCGGGCAAGCGCGAGTTCACTGGCATCCGATTCACCATCCTGACCGCAGTCGCCAAGGCGGTCTGCATCGCGGTCGGGCGAAACCCTTCGGTGAACGGCCGCTGGGACGACAAGGCGCAGGAGATCGTCGAGCACCATTACGTGAACCTCGGGATTGCGGCGGCGACCCCGCGCGGACTGATCGTTCCGAACATCAAGGACGCGCACAGGCTCACCCTGCCCGACATGGCGCGTGCGATCGGCGAGCTCGTTGAGACGGCGCGCTCCGGCAAGGCGAGCCCCGAGCACCTGCGTGGCGGCACGCTCACGATCACCAATGTGGGGGTCCTCGGAGTGGACTCGGGTCTGCCGATCCTGAACCCGGGAGAGGCCGCGATTCTGGCGATCGGCGCCGTGCGGCGTCAGCCGTGGGAGCACCGCGGCGAGATCGCGCTGCGGAGTGTGATGACGCTCACCCTGTCGTTCGACCACCGGCTGGTGGACGGCGAGCAGGGATCGCGCTTCCTGGCGGATGTCGGTGCGATCCTCGCCGACCCCGCGATGGTACTGACGATGGTGTGA
- the glmM gene encoding phosphoglucosamine mutase, which translates to MPRLFGTDGVRGLANGDLTADLALGLAQGAAVVLTQGRQAEERRAQGRRPIAVVARDPRVSGEFLTAAVSAGLASSGVDVLDAGVIPTPATAFLIADIGADFGVMISASHNPAPDNGIKFFATGGTKLPDVVEDRIEAAMAAEKLAPTGAGVGRIRRFADAEDRYVVHLLGSLPHRLDGIHVVLDCAHGAAAGISPQVFTDAGARVTVIGADPDGMNINDGVGSTHLDNLAAAVLKHGADVGIAHDGDADRCLAVDADGKIVDGDQIMAILAIAMAERGHLNDNTLVATVMSNLGLRRAMAANGITVRETKVGDRYVLEDLNEHNLSLGGEQSGHVIMTEFATTGDGILTGLHLVAEMARTGKSLAELASVMTVLPQVLVNVRGVNHHGLGADESVAQAVAEASAELGDTGRVLLRPSGTEPMVRVMVEATEQSTADRIANGLADVVRERLSL; encoded by the coding sequence ATGCCGAGATTATTCGGAACTGACGGGGTCCGGGGCCTGGCCAACGGTGATCTCACCGCTGACCTGGCCCTGGGCCTCGCCCAGGGCGCTGCCGTCGTCCTCACCCAGGGCCGGCAGGCCGAAGAACGTCGTGCGCAGGGCCGCCGCCCGATCGCCGTCGTTGCCCGTGACCCCCGCGTGTCGGGTGAGTTCCTCACCGCCGCGGTCTCCGCCGGGCTCGCCAGCTCTGGCGTCGACGTGCTCGATGCCGGAGTCATCCCCACCCCCGCCACGGCATTCCTGATCGCCGACATCGGCGCCGACTTCGGCGTGATGATCTCGGCCTCGCACAACCCCGCCCCGGACAACGGCATCAAGTTCTTCGCGACCGGCGGCACCAAGCTTCCCGACGTCGTCGAGGACCGCATTGAAGCCGCCATGGCGGCCGAGAAACTCGCCCCGACCGGCGCTGGAGTCGGCCGCATCCGGCGCTTCGCCGACGCGGAAGACCGCTACGTCGTGCACCTGCTGGGCAGCCTGCCGCACCGGCTCGACGGCATCCACGTCGTGCTCGACTGCGCCCACGGCGCGGCCGCCGGGATCTCGCCCCAGGTGTTCACGGATGCCGGCGCTCGCGTCACCGTGATCGGCGCCGATCCCGACGGCATGAACATCAACGACGGAGTGGGCTCCACCCACCTCGACAACCTCGCCGCAGCCGTGCTCAAACACGGCGCCGACGTCGGCATCGCCCACGACGGCGACGCCGACCGCTGCCTCGCCGTGGACGCTGACGGCAAGATCGTCGACGGCGACCAGATCATGGCCATCCTCGCCATCGCCATGGCCGAGCGCGGTCACCTGAACGACAACACGCTCGTCGCCACCGTGATGAGCAACCTCGGCCTGCGCCGCGCCATGGCCGCGAACGGCATCACCGTTCGCGAGACCAAGGTCGGCGACCGGTACGTGCTCGAGGACCTCAACGAGCACAACCTGTCGCTCGGCGGTGAGCAGTCCGGGCACGTGATCATGACCGAGTTCGCCACCACCGGCGACGGCATCCTGACCGGCCTGCACCTGGTGGCCGAGATGGCGCGCACCGGCAAGTCGCTCGCCGAACTCGCGTCGGTGATGACCGTCCTCCCGCAGGTTCTCGTTAACGTGCGCGGCGTCAACCATCACGGTTTGGGCGCGGACGAATCCGTTGCCCAGGCGGTGGCCGAGGCATCAGCTGAACTGGGCGACACCGGCCGGGTGCTGCTGCGTCCCTCGGGAACCGAGCCGATGGTCCGGGTCATGGTCGAAGCGACCGAGCAGTCGACTGCCGATCGCATCGCGAACGGCCTGGCCGACGTCGTCCGCGAGCGTCTTTCACTGTAG
- a CDS encoding NAD(P)-dependent alcohol dehydrogenase, whose protein sequence is MKTLTRMKAITYDTYGGPEVLRVSEVEPPTVAEDKVLIRVHAAGVDPGAWHMMTGLPLAGRLAFGLSKPKNPVLGMDVSGTVVAVGANVTKFVPGDEVFGVGAGSFAEYTPAKERQLAKKPAALSFEQAAAVAISSTTALQALRDAGRLTGGERVLVIGASGGVGSFAVQIAKALGAASVTGVCSTRNVDRVRALGADEVIDYTRENLAERARDFDLVIDIAGSRPLADLRRMLAPKGTLVLVGGEGGGRMIGAVSRNLQSLILSPFISQRLTGLLALTKADDLEVVRELIEQGKVVPLMDRTYPLEQAAEAIRYLAEGHSQGKIALSVSAG, encoded by the coding sequence ATGAAGACCCTGACCCGTATGAAGGCAATCACCTACGACACCTATGGCGGACCCGAGGTTCTCCGAGTCAGCGAAGTCGAGCCGCCGACCGTTGCCGAAGACAAGGTCCTGATCCGCGTGCACGCCGCCGGTGTCGATCCCGGCGCCTGGCACATGATGACCGGGCTGCCGCTGGCCGGTCGGCTGGCCTTCGGGCTGTCCAAGCCCAAGAATCCGGTTTTGGGGATGGATGTCTCCGGCACCGTGGTCGCGGTCGGCGCGAACGTCACGAAGTTCGTCCCTGGCGATGAGGTGTTCGGAGTCGGCGCCGGCTCGTTCGCCGAGTACACCCCCGCAAAGGAGCGCCAGCTCGCCAAGAAGCCGGCAGCACTGAGCTTTGAGCAGGCGGCTGCGGTGGCCATCTCATCGACCACGGCCCTGCAGGCCCTGCGCGACGCGGGCCGGCTGACCGGCGGCGAGCGCGTGCTCGTGATCGGTGCATCCGGCGGCGTCGGATCGTTCGCGGTGCAGATTGCCAAGGCGCTTGGCGCGGCATCCGTGACCGGCGTCTGCAGCACGCGAAACGTTGATCGGGTCCGTGCGCTCGGCGCCGATGAGGTCATCGACTACACGCGGGAGAATCTCGCCGAACGTGCTCGCGATTTCGACCTCGTGATCGACATTGCAGGCAGTCGACCGCTCGCTGACCTGCGTCGCATGCTGGCGCCGAAGGGCACGTTGGTCCTCGTCGGTGGCGAGGGCGGCGGCCGGATGATTGGAGCGGTGAGCCGCAACCTGCAGTCGCTCATCCTCAGCCCCTTCATCAGCCAGCGCCTCACCGGACTGCTCGCGCTCACCAAGGCCGACGACCTCGAGGTGGTGCGCGAACTGATCGAGCAAGGCAAGGTGGTTCCGCTCATGGATCGCACCTACCCGCTGGAGCAGGCCGCCGAGGCCATCCGGTATCTCGCCGAGGGGCACTCCCAGGGGAAGATCGCGCTGAGTGTTTCCGCTGGTTGA
- a CDS encoding alpha-ketoacid dehydrogenase subunit beta: MLQQADTATSTQKSTRSLAQAINSGLRHALQDDPKVVLFGEDIGQLGGVFRVTDGLQAEFGADRVMDAPLAESGIIGTAVGLAYRGYRPVCEIQFDGFIYPAFDQIVTQVAKLHYRTQGAVKMPITIRVPYGGGIGAVEHHSESPEAYFVHTSGLRVISPATPQDAHTMIRLAIASDDPVLFFEPKRRYWMKGEVDEAASGDLETARIAAEGTDVTLVAHGALVPTALDAAIAAQADGVSIEVIDLRSLSPIDFATLERSVRKTGRLVITHEAQQFAGIGAEIAASITERCFDWLDHAPARVTGFDTPYPPAALEEYFQPDLDRILDAVDRVLRRPNSLTGWKETR, encoded by the coding sequence ATGCTGCAGCAGGCTGATACCGCCACGTCGACGCAGAAAAGCACGCGGTCGCTCGCCCAGGCAATCAACAGCGGGCTGCGGCACGCCCTGCAGGATGACCCGAAGGTCGTGCTGTTCGGCGAGGACATCGGCCAGCTCGGTGGAGTGTTCCGGGTCACCGACGGGCTGCAGGCCGAGTTCGGAGCCGACCGGGTGATGGATGCCCCGCTCGCCGAATCCGGCATCATCGGCACCGCCGTCGGCCTGGCGTACCGCGGCTACCGGCCGGTATGCGAGATCCAGTTCGACGGTTTCATCTACCCGGCTTTCGACCAGATCGTCACCCAGGTGGCCAAACTCCACTACCGCACGCAGGGTGCGGTGAAGATGCCGATCACCATCCGGGTGCCCTATGGCGGAGGAATCGGCGCGGTCGAGCATCACTCCGAGTCGCCCGAGGCGTACTTCGTGCACACCTCCGGGCTGCGGGTGATCAGCCCGGCAACACCGCAGGACGCGCACACGATGATCCGGCTGGCGATCGCGTCGGACGACCCGGTGCTGTTCTTCGAGCCCAAGCGGCGCTACTGGATGAAGGGCGAGGTGGACGAGGCGGCATCCGGCGATCTGGAGACCGCCCGCATCGCCGCCGAGGGAACGGATGTCACCCTGGTCGCGCACGGCGCGCTGGTGCCGACCGCGCTCGACGCAGCGATCGCCGCCCAGGCCGACGGTGTCTCGATCGAGGTCATCGACCTGCGTTCGCTGTCGCCGATCGACTTCGCCACGCTCGAGCGGTCGGTACGCAAGACCGGCCGGCTGGTGATCACGCACGAGGCGCAGCAGTTCGCCGGAATCGGCGCGGAGATCGCCGCGAGCATCACCGAACGGTGCTTCGACTGGCTCGACCATGCGCCCGCCCGCGTGACCGGCTTCGATACCCCGTATCCGCCGGCGGCGCTGGAGGAGTACTTCCAGCCCGACCTAGACCGCATTCTGGACGCCGTCGACCGAGTGCTGCGCCGCCCGAACTCGCTCACCGGCTGGAAGGAGACCCGATGA